The sequence CCTTGTGACCGAAATGCTCGAAGAAGGTCACATCTGAGTGGGTAGCTGAGCAGGCTCAGTTGGTGCCGTCCGGTGAAGGCGAAGAGCCTAGCCGGGCGGCGCCGTGGCGTGTGGGGCTTTCCAGAAATCCCCAGGGGCAAACGAGGTGTGAGCTTTCACACTCAACTCGGAATTGCCTCCCGGTGTCGGGTTACGGCAGAGTCTCAGTCCTGTCAGGCCCCGCATACGACACACCTGTACCCCCAGCGGTACGGCACCTCAGAAGCACCATCTTCAACTCCATAGAGTCGTCGTATGCCGCCCGAGCACCACACGGCCTCTCCCTCTCAGGAGTTGTCCACCGGGCCCGCGCCTCCCGTGACCCCGCAGTTGGGAGGCCAGTGCCAGGGGCACGATTGCGTCCGCCAGGGTCACCGAAGCGGGCGATGCTGGAAGGAAACCGTGTGAGCCGGATTTCGGTCCGGGGATTCGCAGTGGCCTCGGCCACCGCGGTCACCGCTGTCGGAAGCGTCGTCGGCGTTGCCTCGGGCAGCACCGCGCAGAACAACGACGCCGAGGCGACGGCAGCCGACGCCACGCTCCTCGCGGACATACCCGCGGGTCAGCAGGCCCAGGTGCAGACCGCGTCCCTGACTCAGCAGGCCGACGCACAGGCCATCGCCGCGGACGCGAGCGCCAAGAAGGACGCCGAGGAATCGGCCCGCAAGGCCGCCGCCGAGACCGCGGTCGCGAAGAAGGCCGCCGCCGAGAAGGCAGCCAAGGAAGCCAAAGAGCGCATCGAGGCGAAGTCCACGGCGGCCAGCCGCGACAGCACCCGTGACTCCTCCAGCTTCCCCGTGCAGACCAGCTACAGCGTCGCGCAGATCCAGGCGATGGCGCGTCAGATGGTCGCGGGCGGTCAGTTCCAGTGCTTCAGCAACATCGTGGACCACGAGTCCAGCTGGAACTACCAGGCGACCAACGCTTCCTCCGGTGCCTACGGCCTCTTCCAGGCCCTGCCCGCCGGTAAGTACGCCTCCGCGGGCGCCGACTGGCAGACCAACCCGGCCACCCAGATCAAGTGGGGCCTCAACTACATGAACGAGCGGTACGGCAGCCCGTGCCAGGCCTGGTCGTTCTGGTCGGCCAACCACTGGTACTAGGCGCTCCGCCGGGTTCGGCCGGCCGGGCACGTCCGGTGGGCCCTCTCAACCTTGCAAAGCCCCTCCCCGTCCTTAGGGGAGGGGCTTTCGCCCTGTACGGTCGTATGCGAACGGCTCCAGGGGGGAGTGGTGGCGAGCACGCGGGGACGCGGGGGAAGAGGACGGATCATGTCGCGAGTGCCAGGGTGGCTCGGCCGGCTCGGAGCCGGCCTCACCGAAGTGAGCGAGCGCCTGGACGAGCGTCGTGCCGAGGTGGAGAAGGAGACCGAGCCCGAGCCGGCCGCCCCGGTCGCCGTCGCGGACGAGGCGCCGCCCGCGCCCCGGCCCGCGCCGACGACCGGCCCCCGCCCCGATCCCGCCGAGGCCGTCCCCTGGGGTGTGCGGGTCGCGGCCGAGGCCGGGTGGCGGCTGCTGGTCCTCGCCGGCACCGTCTGGGTGCTGATGCGGGTCATCAGCGCCGTACAGCTGGTGGTCTTCGCCTTCGTCATCGCGCTGCTGATCACCGCGCTGCTCCAGCCGACGGTCGCCCGGCTCAGGCGCTACGGCGTGCCGCGCGGCCCGGCCACCGCGATGACCGCCATCCTCGGCTTCGTCATCATGGGCCTGATGGGCTGGTTCGTGACCTGGCAGGTCATGGAGAACATCGACAGCCTCTCCAACCAGATCCAGAGCGGCATCGACGATCTGCGCAACTGGCTCCTGAAGAGCCCCTTCCACGTCACCGACAAGCAGATCAACCAGATCGCCAAGAACCTCCGCGAGGCGATCGGCGCGAACGCCGACCAGATAACCTCCGCGGGCCTGGAGGGTGTTCAGGTCATCGTCGAGGCCCTGACCGGCATCCTGCTGGTGTTCTTCTCGACGCTGTTCCTGCTCTACGACGGCGAGCGCATCTGGCAGTGGTTCCTGAAGCTGGTGCCCGCCGCGGCCCGCCCGGGCGTGGCCGGCGCCGGCCCGCGCGCCTGGCGCACCCTGACGGCCTACGTCCGCGGCACCGTCCTGGTCGCCCTGATCGACGCCATCTTCATCGGCATGGGCATCTACTTCCTGGACGTGCCGATGGCCGTCCCGCTGGCCGTCTTCATCTTCCTGTTCTCCTTCATCCCCCTGGTCGGTGCCGTCGCCTCCGGCGCGCTGGCCGTGATCGTGGCGCTGGTGACGCAGGGCGTCTTCACGGCCGTCATGACCCTCATCGTGGTCCTCGCCGTCCAGCAGATCGAGGGCCACGTCCTGCAGCCGTTCATCCTCGGCCGCGCGGTCCGCGTCCACCCGCTCGCCGTGGTCCTCACGGTGGCGGCCGGCGGCATGGTGGCCGGCATCGGCGGCGCGGTGGTCGCCGTACCGCTGGTGGCGGTGACGAACACGGTGGTGGGGTATCTGCGGCAGTATTCGCTCGAGATGCAGAGCCGGCAAACGTCCGCGGCGGCCGAGGAAACGGCGGCCGAGCCGCATGCGGAAGACCCCGCCCACCAAGGGTGAGCGGGGTCTTACGGAAGCCGGGTCACTCGGAGAGGACCGCCTCGGCGTCGAGCGTGACGCCGACCGCCTGAACCACAGAGGCGATCTTGAACGCCTCCTGGACCACCTCACGGTCGACCCCGGCCTTGCGCAGCACCTGCTCGTGCGAGTCCAGGCACAGCCCGCAGCCGTTGATCGCGGAGACCGCGAACGACCACAGCTCGAAGTCGACCTTCTCCACGCCCGGGTTGCCGATGACGTTCATCCGCAGACCCGCGCGCAGGGTGCCGTACTCGTGGTCGGACAGCAGGTGACGCGTCCGGTAGAAGACGTTGTTCATCGCCATGACGGCGGCCGCGGCCTTCGCCGCGGTGTACGCCTCGGGCGTGAGGTTCGCCTTCGCCTCCGGCTCCAGCTCGCGCAGCACGATCGGGGAACGGGAGGCGATGGCGGTCGCCAGCACCGTGCCCCACAGCTGCTGCGCCGGCAGGTCGGAGTTGCCGATGACCGAGCCCAGGTTGAGCTTCAGGTCCTTGGCGTAGTCCGGGACGCGGGACTTGAGGGAGTCGAGGGACAACTCACTCACCGGCCAGCAGCGCGACCGGGTCCAGCGTCTCGTCGCCCTTGCTCCAGTTGCACGGGCACAGCTCGTCCGTCTGCAGGGCGTCCAGGACCCGCAGGACCTCCTTGGGGTTACGGCCGACGGAGCCGGCGGTCACCATGGAGAACTGGATCTCGTTGTTCTGGTCGACGATGAAGACGGCGCGCTTGGCGAAGCCGTCCTCGCCCTCGATGCCCAGGTCGCGCATGAGCTCGTGCTTGGAGTCGGCCAGCATCGGGAACGGCAGGTCGCGCAGGTCGTCGTGGTCCTTGCGCCAGGCGTGGTGGACGAACTCGGAGTCACCGGAGAAGCCGAGGACCTGCGCGTCGCGGTCGGCGAACTCGTCGTTCAGCTTGCCGAACGCGGCGATCTCGGTCGGGCACACGAAGGTGAAGTCCTTGGGCCACGCAAAGATGATCTTCCACTTGCCCTCGTAGGTCTTGTGGTTGATCGTCTCGAACTCCTTGCCCTTCTCCAGCGAGACACAGGCGGTCAGTTCGAACTCGGGGAACTTGTCACCGACAGTGAGCACGTGCTCTCCTTGCAGCGAAGAAAGACCCCTTTTGAGGGTATTTCTCGTATGGGTTGGACGCTGTCGATGTTGGCACAGGGTGCATTGATTAGGGAAATAGCTACACTTGGTCAAGTTGATCGGAGGTGGCTATCAGTGACCATCAGTAGCGGCAAGCGGAAGCAGCCCAGCCTGTCCCAGCTGCGAGCCTTCGCCGCCGTGGCCGAGCATCTGCATTTCCGGGACGCGGCGGCCGCCATCGGGATGAGCCAGCCCGCGCTGTCCGGGGCGGTCTCGGCGCTGGAGGAATCACTGGGCGTGACCCTTCTCGAGCGTACGACGCGCAAGGTGCTGCTCTCGCCGGCCGGTGAGCGGCTGGCCGTCCGGGCGAAGGCGGTGCTGGCCGCCGTCGGGGCGCTGATGGAGGAGGCCGAGGCGGTCCGGGCGCCGTTCACGGGGGCGCTGCGGCTCGGGGTCATCCCGACCGTCGCGCCGTACCTGCTGCCCACCGTGCTGCGGCTGGTGCACGAGCGTTATCCGCACCTCGACCTCCAGGTGCACGAGGAGCAGACCGCGAGCCTCATCGACGGCCTGAACTCGGGCCGGCTCGACCTGCTGCTGCTGGCCGTCCCGCTCGGCGTTCCCGGCGTCGTGGAACTCCCGCTCTTCGACGAGGACTTCATGCTCGTCACCCCGCTGGACCACTGGCTCGGCGGACGCGAGGGCATCCCGCGCGAGGCGCTGAAGGAGCTGAACCTGCTGCTCCTGGACGAGGGGCACTGCCTGCGCGACCAGGCCCTGGACATCTGCCGCGAGGCGGGGCGCAAGGACGCGCCGGTCACCACCACGGCCGCCGGACTCTCCACCCTCGTTCAGCTCGTCGCCGGCGGCCTCGGCTGCACCCTGCTCCCGCGCACCGCCCTCAAGCTGGAGACCACCCGCAGCAGCCAGCTCCTGACCGGCTCCTTCGCCGAGCCCGCCCCGAGCCGCCGTATCGCCCTCGCCATGCGCTCCGGCGCGGCCCGCGGCGCGGAGTACGAGCAGCTGGCGGCCGCCCTGCGCGAGGCGATGCGCCCGCTGCCGGTGCGGGTGTGGGACGGCAACGGCTGACAGCCCGGCGCCCCCATGTCGAAAACGTTCAAATGAGCTACGCGCAAAGCGAGTTGAACGGCATCAATCACCAACTTCAGCCAGCTGGGGACAGGTCGGAAAGACCTGGCTGAAACACGCCTGCGAACTGATACACATACCCCCTCAGTGCGACGCGTCAAGCGTCTGTGCGACCTGCCAAGGGGAGTGATGTCGGACGTTCGGGACGCCCTGGGCCGCGTCGGTCACGACCGGCTGGCGCACGCCCTCGCGGTCTGCGGGCAGGCGGAGTTCACCGGGGAGCTGCGGGTGTCCGGCCGGCCCGGCGGCGCCTTCCACCTGAGGGACGGACTCGTCGTCGCGGCCGAGAGCCCCGGCGCCCCCGGCCCCGACGTCCTGCTGCTGCGCACCGACCGCATCGACGCCGAGCGATGGGCCGGGCTGGTGCGGGAGTCCGGCGGGGCCCGCTGGCCGGCCGCGGCGCTGGTCGCCCGCGGCTACGCGGGAGCCGCTCAGCTCAGGGTGGTGTGCGTGATGGCGCTCCAGGACGCCGCCTTCGCCATCGCCGCGGGCCGGGTGGACGGCTGCGAACACCTCGCCGGCACCGAACCGCACGCCCCGGTCGCCGTCGGCGAGGCCCCCGCCCGGCTGATGCAGGACGCGGCCCGCAAGCTCGCCGCCCTCGCCGCGCTGCCGTACCCGGTGGGCCCCGAGCGGGAACGCCCCCTGCCCGCCCCGTCGGCCGCCCGCCCGCTCACGCCCCTGCAGCAGGAGCTGCTCACCCACGCCGACGGCCGCCGCACAGCGCGGGACCTGGCCTTCCGTGTCGGCCGGGGCGTCTACACCGTCACCGTCGAGGTCGCGCGGATGCTGGCCGAGGGGTTCCTGGAGTGTCCCGGCACACCGGCCACGATCCCCGTCCGGCTGCCGCCGGAGGTACGGGCCGTGCGGCACCGTGAACCGCCGCCGGAGTCACCCCCCATGCCCACTGTCCTGCCGCGCCGTGAACCCGGCGCCAGCGGCATCACCGAAGCCCTCGCCCCGCCCAGGCACGGGACGAGCTGGAAGGGGTTCTTCCGGCTGCGGCACCAGACCGCCGAGTGAGAAGGGCGGACGGCCCGCCGCGACGGACGGACCCGAACGGAGAAAGAGGGAGTTCCACCAGATGAATCGCGAAGCGCTGGCGCTGGAGATGCGCGGGCTGCGGGAACGGGTGACCGGTATCACCGATACCGCCGTCGCG is a genomic window of Streptomyces griseochromogenes containing:
- a CDS encoding AI-2E family transporter, with the protein product MSRVPGWLGRLGAGLTEVSERLDERRAEVEKETEPEPAAPVAVADEAPPAPRPAPTTGPRPDPAEAVPWGVRVAAEAGWRLLVLAGTVWVLMRVISAVQLVVFAFVIALLITALLQPTVARLRRYGVPRGPATAMTAILGFVIMGLMGWFVTWQVMENIDSLSNQIQSGIDDLRNWLLKSPFHVTDKQINQIAKNLREAIGANADQITSAGLEGVQVIVEALTGILLVFFSTLFLLYDGERIWQWFLKLVPAAARPGVAGAGPRAWRTLTAYVRGTVLVALIDAIFIGMGIYFLDVPMAVPLAVFIFLFSFIPLVGAVASGALAVIVALVTQGVFTAVMTLIVVLAVQQIEGHVLQPFILGRAVRVHPLAVVLTVAAGGMVAGIGGAVVAVPLVAVTNTVVGYLRQYSLEMQSRQTSAAAEETAAEPHAEDPAHQG
- a CDS encoding peroxiredoxin, with protein sequence MLTVGDKFPEFELTACVSLEKGKEFETINHKTYEGKWKIIFAWPKDFTFVCPTEIAAFGKLNDEFADRDAQVLGFSGDSEFVHHAWRKDHDDLRDLPFPMLADSKHELMRDLGIEGEDGFAKRAVFIVDQNNEIQFSMVTAGSVGRNPKEVLRVLDALQTDELCPCNWSKGDETLDPVALLAGE
- a CDS encoding alkyl hydroperoxide reductase; this translates as MSLDSLKSRVPDYAKDLKLNLGSVIGNSDLPAQQLWGTVLATAIASRSPIVLRELEPEAKANLTPEAYTAAKAAAAVMAMNNVFYRTRHLLSDHEYGTLRAGLRMNVIGNPGVEKVDFELWSFAVSAINGCGLCLDSHEQVLRKAGVDREVVQEAFKIASVVQAVGVTLDAEAVLSE
- a CDS encoding LysR substrate-binding domain-containing protein, producing the protein MSSGKRKQPSLSQLRAFAAVAEHLHFRDAAAAIGMSQPALSGAVSALEESLGVTLLERTTRKVLLSPAGERLAVRAKAVLAAVGALMEEAEAVRAPFTGALRLGVIPTVAPYLLPTVLRLVHERYPHLDLQVHEEQTASLIDGLNSGRLDLLLLAVPLGVPGVVELPLFDEDFMLVTPLDHWLGGREGIPREALKELNLLLLDEGHCLRDQALDICREAGRKDAPVTTTAAGLSTLVQLVAGGLGCTLLPRTALKLETTRSSQLLTGSFAEPAPSRRIALAMRSGAARGAEYEQLAAALREAMRPLPVRVWDGNG
- a CDS encoding transglycosylase SLT domain-containing protein, with amino-acid sequence MSRISVRGFAVASATAVTAVGSVVGVASGSTAQNNDAEATAADATLLADIPAGQQAQVQTASLTQQADAQAIAADASAKKDAEESARKAAAETAVAKKAAAEKAAKEAKERIEAKSTAASRDSTRDSSSFPVQTSYSVAQIQAMARQMVAGGQFQCFSNIVDHESSWNYQATNASSGAYGLFQALPAGKYASAGADWQTNPATQIKWGLNYMNERYGSPCQAWSFWSANHWY